From the Mesorhizobium koreense genome, the window TTGATACAGCTCCTTCAACAAGCTGGACACCTGAGCCTGGAAGAGATCGCAGACATCCTGCCGACAGACGCCAGCAGGAAACGTTCGAGGGTCATACTGGAGACGCGAATTGCGGCTCTCGAAGAACAGATCCGCAGGTCGCGGGCAGCAAAGAAGTATCTCGAGCATGTACTCAGCTGCCCGCGAAGCGACCCATTCGATGGCTGCCCGATACTCGCCGAGGAATTGGAGCTCCGTCTTGAAAGGCAACTGGCGTAAGTTACTGCCGAGGCGATTGCAAAGGCGAGGCCGTGTGGATTCACTCAAAGGCGTTGGCAATGGCTAAGCATCGCATTTACTCCATGAGCTTTGCCAAGGTTTATCCCCTCTTGGTGGCCAAGGCGGAGAAAAAAGGGCGCACAAAGGCTGAAGTCGATGAGGTCATTCGTTGGCTGACCGGTTACTCTCGAAAGGCACTCGAAAGCCAGCTGAAAAAGCAAACAAGCTATGAGGAGTTCTTCGCTCAAGCGCCTCGAATGAACCCATTGCGGGGGACTATCACCGGCGTTATCTGCGGTGTCCGAATCGAGACCATTGAAGAACCGACCATGCGGGAAATCCGCTACTTGGACAAATTGATCGACGATCTCGCGAAAGGCAAAGCGATGGAGAAGGTCCTTCGGGCATGAAAAGAAGGCACGCACCAACGAGCCTCAATCCAATACTTCTTTGGCCAAACCCTTGCGGGGAAGCCCCTCCCCTGTTGGAGAACTGCTGTCTCAGCGGACCCATTTGGGACGTCCGCGAGGCCCATGGTTGAGCGAGTGTATCGAGAGACGGTTTATCGCACCCTCGCTGGGCCGGGGCGTTTCCTCTCTAACTTTCCAATTGGTTTGGCGAGTTGGCCAGCACTGTCATCGCAGGAAGCATTTAATGCTCTCGATGAACGCCGAAGGTTGCTCGACATCAAATTCGAGGAAACTCGCGATCGCCAGCGATCACAGGAGCCGCTGCCTATTTTCGGTAACAGAAATGAAAAAGATTGACGTCAAGAGGGAACTGAAGGACCTGTATAGGGCTCCAGTCGGAGATTTTATCCTATTAGATGTCCCACCACTAAGATACTTCATGGTTGATGGTCACGGTGATCCAAATACGGAACCGAGCTACCGCGCAGCCGTCGAGGCCCTGTATGCTGCATCTTACACACTCAAGTTTAGCAGCAAAAATAATCTCAACAAGGATTATGTCGTTCCCCCACTTGAGGGGCTATGGTGGGCTGAAAATCCAGAGGATTTCATATCGAGAAAGAAGGATCGATGGTCTTGGACCATGATGATTATGGTCCCCGCTTTTATCGATAAAAATGCCGCTGAAGCGGCGATCTCTGCCGCGAGAGCAAAAAGGAATAATCCTGCTTTCGGCCTTATTCGCCTTTCTTCACTGGAAGAAGCGCGCGTGGTCCAGACTTTGCACATCGGATCATATGACGCCGAAGGGCCTATTCTAAAAAGGATGCACGAGGAATTCATTCCGTCGAGAGCTTTGGCTTTGTCTGGAATCCATCATGAGATTTATCTGAGCGATCCCCGCAGGGTTGCATCAGATAAGCTTAGGACAATTCTGCGGCAGCCCGTAAGACCTTCCAAATAGTGGGGAGTATGGTCTATGCGCCGAACGCCCCCATCTATAGACGATGAGGTTCAGCATTCAAAAAGAATGCTCGGCCGCCAAATCCCGATGATTTCGCTGATCCAAGCGCTTCCGTCGCAAAATATCTTAACTTCCGTCATGCCGCCGATGCGCTCGGCGTCAGCCTATCCAGCGTCAGCGCCCGCGTGAAGACGCTAGAGGAAGACCTTGGCGTCCTCCCATGCGAACGCCGTTGTCGCGCGTCGAACAGACTCATGCAGAACTCGCGTGATCAATCGTGATGCTTCCCGTTGATGCACTAGATACAGACCCCAATTATCGGCACCGGTCTGGAGGCGCCGCAAATTTCAGTACGTCAAATCAAATACTTACCCATACACTCTGCATGTTCCACAACCATCCCTCCGGCGATCCTACGCCGTCGCGCGCCGACATCGACATGACGAAAACCGTGGTCGAGACGGCGCGACCGCTCGGCATCGCCGTGCACGATCACATCATCATCGGCAAGAACGGCCATACCAGCCTCAAGGGGCTGAAGCTGATCTGAAAAGAAAATGGCCGCCCAGTGGGCGGCCATTGCTGCTAACATAATATCGAACGTCTACTCGCCGTCCTTCTTGGCGACGGCCTTCTTCTTCGGCGCGGCCTTTTTCTTGGCCTCGCCGGCATCGTCCGCCGCGTCGGCCTTGGCTTCCTTCTTCTTGGAAGCCGCCTTTTTGGCGGGCTTGGCCGAAGCTTCATCCTCGTCATCCGCCAGAAGCTCTTCCTTGGAGACCTTCTTGTCGGTGACGTCGATCTGCGTCAGCAAATGGTCGACAACCTTTTCCTCGAAAAGAGGTGCCCTCAGATTGGCGAGCGCGTTGGGGTTGTCGCGATAGAACTCGAAGACTTCACGCTGCTGGTTTGCCGGGACCCCACGCACATATTCGATAAGCGCGCGCTGCATCTCGTCGTCCGATACCTGGATCTCGGCCTTTTCGCCCATCTCGGCGAGCACGAGGCCGAGCCGCACACGGCGCTCGGCGAGCCCGCGATATTCCTCGCGCGCCTCTTCCTCCGTCGTATCCTCATCCGCAAAAGTCTTGCCGGTCTGCTCGAGTTCGGCGGTCACCTGTCTCCAGATGTTCTCGAACTCGGCATCGACAAGCTTCGACGGCGCTTCGAACTTGTAGGTCTCGTCGAGACGGTCGAGCAGTTCGCGCTTCACCTTCTGGCGGGTGAGCGAGCCGAACTGGCTCTCGATCTGGCTTTTCACGATCTCGTGCAGGCGCTCGAGCGATTCCAGGCCGAGGTTCTTGGCGAGATCGTCATCGAGCTTCAGTTCATTCGGTTTGGCGACCTCCTTCACCTTTACGGCGAACTCCGCCGCCTTGCCGGCAAGATGGGCCGCGCCGTAATCTTCCGGGAAGTTCACCTTCACGGACTTCTCGTCACCGGCCTTCACGCCCACCAATTGGTCTTCGAAGTCAGGGATGAACTGGTTCGAGCCGAGCACAAGCGCCTGATCCTCGGCAGAGCCGCCCTCGAAGGCCTCGCCGTCGGTCGTGCCCACGAAATCCATCGTCACGCGATCACCGTTCTCGGCCTTGCCTGTCTTCGGCTCGTAGGTGCGGGCGGATTCGGCAACCCGCTGCATCTGCTCCTCGATTTCCGACTCGGGCACGTCATAGACCTGCCGCGTGACCTTGATACCGGTGAAGTCCTTGATTTCGATCGGCGGGATGATCTCGTAAGCGAGCGAGAACTCAAAATCGGCGCCGCCGGAGAGAACCTTTTCGGCTTCCTTCTCATCCTCGGTCATGGTGATTTCGGGCTGCATGGCGGCCTTCTCACCGCGATCGGCCAGGATCGAGCGGGTCGAATCGTTCAGCACCTCGTTCACCACTTCGGCCATGAAGGACTTGCCGTACATCTTGCGCAGATGTTGCATCGGCACCTTGCCCGGCCGGAAGCCGTTCAGCCGCACCTTGTCCTTGGCGTCGGTGAGCCTGGCGACCAGTTTGCTCTCCATGTCACCAGCCGGAACGACCACCTTGATCTCGCGCTTGAGGCCGGTGTTGAGTGTTTCGGTTACCTGCATCATTCGACCTTCTGTTCAAATCGCCGGCCGGCGGCGTTCCTGCCGCTCGGCCTGCCGAAAAATCCTGCCGGGAATGGCCCTTGGTGCGGGTGGAGGGACTCGAACCCCCAAGCTTTTGGCACTTGGACCTAAACCAAGCGTGTCTACCAATTCCACCACACCCGCTAAAGGAGCCATCCGGCCCCGAAAGCGCGTGCTTCTATATCATCCGCGGCATGGTGTTCAAACGTATTTTGCCGGGAAAGCCGGTTTTTTCAGGGCGCGGACGCCTGGCCTTGCATCCTTGCAGACTGGCGCGGCCTGTCGGATGGCGCGACCTTTCCGGAGAGCGCTCGAATGCCGCAAACAGGCCGATTCACTTTCCGTTAATGCTGCGATGCACAAAACGCATTGCTGCTATGCAACATCATCGCTTCAAAGCCAAGTCGGACGCGCCTATTTTCGGATCGTCAACAAGATCGAAAAAATCGAAATAAGACGAAAAGCAAGAAACGAGCACGAAAATGAACCTGATCCGCAACTACCGCAACTGGCGCCGCTACCGCGAGACCGTGAGTGAGCTGAGCCGCCTGTCGAACCGTGAACTCAACGATCTGGGCATCGCCCGTGGCGATATCCCGTTCGTAGCGCGCAAGTCGCTCTAAGAATTGCATGAATTTCGTTGGGGCTTCCTCCTCCCTGCCCTGACGAATAAGACCGGCATTCACCTCCTCCCGAGTGCCGGTCGACCAAAGCGACACCCGCCGGACCTCCTCCCCCGGCGGGTGTTGTCTTTTGAGGCCCGAGTAGACGATTGCATTCGTTTCCGGCCCGGCCTATCTCCCCTTACATGATCAAGCCCGTACACGTCATTGGCGGCGGTCTCGCCGGCTCGGAAGCCGCGTGGCAGGTCGCCGAGGCCGGCGTGCCGGTCGTGCTGCACGAGATGCGGCCCGTCCGCGGCACCGACGCCCACAAGACGGACGGGCTCGCCGAACTTGTCTGTTCCAATTCATTCCGCTCCGACGACGCCGGGACCAATGCGGTGGGGCTGCTGCATGCCGAGATGCGGCTCGCGGGCTCGCTCGTCATGGCTGCGGGCGACGTCCATCAGGTTCCAGCCGGCAGCGCGCTTGCCGTCGACCGTGACGGCTTCTCTTCCTTCGTCACGCAGAAGCTCGAAACACATCCGCTCATCGAAATCCGACGTGAGGAAATCGACGGCATACCGCCCCGGGAATGGGATCAGGCGGTCATCGCCACCGGCCCGCTGACGGCTCCGGCGCTCGCCGATGCAATTGCGAAAGAAACCGGCGCAGGCGCGCTTGCCTTCTTCGATGCCATCGCGCCGATCATTCATTTCGACACGATCGACATGGATATTTGCTGGTTCCAGTCGCGCTACGACAAGGTCGGGCCGGGCGGCACCGGCAGGGACTACATCAATTGCCCCATGGACCGCGCACAATACGAGGCCTTCGTTCAGGCGCTCCTCGACGGGCAGAAGACCGAATTCAAGGAATGGGAAGGCACGCCCTATTTCGACGGCTGCCTGCCGATCGAGGTGATGGCCGAGCGTGGGCCGGAAACGCTTCGTCACGGCCCGATGAAGCCGATGGGTCTCACCAACGCGCACAACCCGGCGGTAAAAGCCTATGCCGTGGTGCAGCTTCGCCAGGACAATGCGCTCGGCACCCTCTACAACATGGTTGGCTTCCAGACCAAGCTGAAGCATGGCGAGCAAGTGCGTATCTTCCGCACGATATCCGGACTGGAGAATGCCGAATTCGCGCGGCTCGGCGGCCTGCACCGCAATACCTACATCAATTCCCCCGCCCTGCTCGACGGCACGCTGCAACTGAAGTCGCGACCCGGCCTGCGCTTCGCCGGACAGATCACAGGCTGTGAGGGGTACGTCGAATCCGCTGCGATCGGGCTGATCGCGGGCCGTTTCGCCGCCGCAGAACGGCTCGGCCGGCCGGTGAATGTGCCACCACCGACAACCGCGTTCGGCGCACTTCTCGGCCACATCACCGGTGGCCACATCCTTTCCGACGACGAGCCCGGAAAGCGCTCCTTCCAGCCGATGAATGTCAATTTCGGCCTGTTCCCGCACCTGGAGGCGCCACGCATCGAGGGCAAGCGGCTGCGCGGCAAGGAAAAGACAACCGCCAAAAAGCGCGCGATCACCGCGCGCGCGCTCACCGATTGCCGGGCATGGCTCGGCCTGCCTCTCGCGGTAGAGGCCGCCGAGTAGCTACTTCCACTCGGCGCTATGCAGGAAAAGCGTGCCCGTCAGCGTGCGCAGGTTCAGTTCCGGCTTGAGGTCGCCATAGGCCGTTTCGGGCAGCATCATGATGGTGCGCCTGCCATCCGACAGTTTTAGCGGATGGGCTGCTTCATCACGCGAATCCACGAATTCGCGAAGCGCCGCGTCGTCGAATTTGAATATGGCCGCTTCGGAACCAATGGTCACCAATACCTCGCCTCCCTGCATCGCAAAGGTGAGCGTCGCACCGTCCGGCAGCTTCACCGGCGTCGGGGCGGACGGCTTGCCGAGGATGCGCAGGTTCGGGATGACGAGATCGAAGCCCTCGATCGGCATCGCTACCGGTTGATTGAAGGACTTGGAGAAATAGCGGTCGTTCAGGCCACGGCGCCAACTCCGGTCCAACCCGTAAGCGTCCGCAACTTCGTTGTAGAGCGTGTCCCCGGTCTTGGACTTGCCGTTCGCATCGACCTTCGCGATGCTTTCCGGCGCGACACGACCGACCGCATCGTGGCGCTGGAGGAAGCTGAGCGCTGCGAGCGCCTGCCGGTTGCGGCCCTCATCGACCGGCTTTATCCGCACGGCTTCCCGAAAGCGCGCTTCCTGGCTACGGACGGAGGTCAGCACCTCGCCTTGCGGGCCGAAGCTGGCAAGAAAAAGCGCGATGGTCGGCAGGCCGGCGAGGATGCGGATATCGCTCCGCATCGACCTCGGAATTTGCAGGAGAAGCGTGACGGCAACTGTCACGCCGAAAAGTCCCAGTAGATAGCGCTCAGGCGTCAACCCGTAATCCCCTACCCTCAGCCACAGCGCATAGAAGAGCAGCACAAGCGGCACCGGCAGCACGAAGGGCCACAGCCTGAGGAACAGGCGTGTCGGCGCCCGTGCCGCGCTGAGGAACGGATGGATGACGATCAGCGCCGCGAAGATCGAGAGGCCGAAAGCAAGCACCAGCCAGCCGATCTGGCCGCGCGGCACGTCGCCGGTCAGCACGATCTTCAGTGCATAGGCATGCAACACCAGCGCGTAGATCAGGATCAGCGGTGCGGCGACGTAATCGCCGAGCGCCTTCATGCCGAGCGCCATGAATTTTTTGGCATCCGCGCCCGGCTCATCATCGAGGTTGGCAGGAATCCGACCGAGGCCGAACAGAGGCGCTGCCAGCAGGCCGGTTACCGCCCAGACATGCTCATAGGCGTTGTGCGGCACGTCGATGCCGAACAGGTAGGTGAGGCTGGCGAGGATCGCCGAAATGCCGCCCGCGAACAGGAACAGCGCCAGAAGCGAAACCAGCGCCGCGAAGGCGAAGCGCACCATGAAAAGCCAGAAGGCGCCGGCACTGCGACCGCCGAGCGCCGGCGCGACCAGCATCAATCCGCAAAGAGCGGCCGCGTAGGACCAATGCTCGACGCCCGAAAGATGATCCCACCAGCTTATGGCGAAAGCAGCAAGCCCGGCCAGGAGTGCCGCGCCGTGGCGAAGCAGTGATGGCGTACTGCGCGCTTCAAGGATGATGCAGGCCGCAAGCGATGCGGAAGCGGCCGCGAAGAGCGGCAGCATCAGATCATCGTCGCCACCCCAGAAGCCCCTTATATCGGTGATGAGCAGGTTAGCGTTGACGGCAAGCAGGAAAAGTGTGGCGGCGGTGACCGGAAAGCGCAGCACCGCATCGCGCGCGCCCTCCACCATTTCGACTGCAACGGCCCGCCAGCCGACAAGGCGGGAATCGTCGGAAGCAGCGGACGAAGTCTCGTTC encodes:
- the tig gene encoding trigger factor, which translates into the protein MQVTETLNTGLKREIKVVVPAGDMESKLVARLTDAKDKVRLNGFRPGKVPMQHLRKMYGKSFMAEVVNEVLNDSTRSILADRGEKAAMQPEITMTEDEKEAEKVLSGGADFEFSLAYEIIPPIEIKDFTGIKVTRQVYDVPESEIEEQMQRVAESARTYEPKTGKAENGDRVTMDFVGTTDGEAFEGGSAEDQALVLGSNQFIPDFEDQLVGVKAGDEKSVKVNFPEDYGAAHLAGKAAEFAVKVKEVAKPNELKLDDDLAKNLGLESLERLHEIVKSQIESQFGSLTRQKVKRELLDRLDETYKFEAPSKLVDAEFENIWRQVTAELEQTGKTFADEDTTEEEAREEYRGLAERRVRLGLVLAEMGEKAEIQVSDDEMQRALIEYVRGVPANQQREVFEFYRDNPNALANLRAPLFEEKVVDHLLTQIDVTDKKVSKEELLADDEDEASAKPAKKAASKKKEAKADAADDAGEAKKKAAPKKKAVAKKDGE
- a CDS encoding DUF1127 domain-containing protein, coding for MNLIRNYRNWRRYRETVSELSRLSNRELNDLGIARGDIPFVARKSL
- a CDS encoding GyrI-like domain-containing protein, coding for MLSMNAEGCSTSNSRKLAIASDHRSRCLFSVTEMKKIDVKRELKDLYRAPVGDFILLDVPPLRYFMVDGHGDPNTEPSYRAAVEALYAASYTLKFSSKNNLNKDYVVPPLEGLWWAENPEDFISRKKDRWSWTMMIMVPAFIDKNAAEAAISAARAKRNNPAFGLIRLSSLEEARVVQTLHIGSYDAEGPILKRMHEEFIPSRALALSGIHHEIYLSDPRRVASDKLRTILRQPVRPSK
- a CDS encoding DUF2200 domain-containing protein; protein product: MAKHRIYSMSFAKVYPLLVAKAEKKGRTKAEVDEVIRWLTGYSRKALESQLKKQTSYEEFFAQAPRMNPLRGTITGVICGVRIETIEEPTMREIRYLDKLIDDLAKGKAMEKVLRA
- a CDS encoding DUF4153 domain-containing protein, encoding MNETSSAASDDSRLVGWRAVAVEMVEGARDAVLRFPVTAATLFLLAVNANLLITDIRGFWGGDDDLMLPLFAAASASLAACIILEARSTPSLLRHGAALLAGLAAFAISWWDHLSGVEHWSYAAALCGLMLVAPALGGRSAGAFWLFMVRFAFAALVSLLALFLFAGGISAILASLTYLFGIDVPHNAYEHVWAVTGLLAAPLFGLGRIPANLDDEPGADAKKFMALGMKALGDYVAAPLILIYALVLHAYALKIVLTGDVPRGQIGWLVLAFGLSIFAALIVIHPFLSAARAPTRLFLRLWPFVLPVPLVLLFYALWLRVGDYGLTPERYLLGLFGVTVAVTLLLQIPRSMRSDIRILAGLPTIALFLASFGPQGEVLTSVRSQEARFREAVRIKPVDEGRNRQALAALSFLQRHDAVGRVAPESIAKVDANGKSKTGDTLYNEVADAYGLDRSWRRGLNDRYFSKSFNQPVAMPIEGFDLVIPNLRILGKPSAPTPVKLPDGATLTFAMQGGEVLVTIGSEAAIFKFDDAALREFVDSRDEAAHPLKLSDGRRTIMMLPETAYGDLKPELNLRTLTGTLFLHSAEWK
- a CDS encoding MerR family transcriptional regulator, whose product is MIDSMLPINEVAQSFGIRASALRYYDEIGLLKPTWRKSGRRYYGIAELKQLSLIQLLQQAGHLSLEEIADILPTDASRKRSRVILETRIAALEEQIRRSRAAKKYLEHVLSCPRSDPFDGCPILAEELELRLERQLA
- the trmFO gene encoding methylenetetrahydrofolate--tRNA-(uracil(54)-C(5))-methyltransferase (FADH(2)-oxidizing) TrmFO, which codes for MIKPVHVIGGGLAGSEAAWQVAEAGVPVVLHEMRPVRGTDAHKTDGLAELVCSNSFRSDDAGTNAVGLLHAEMRLAGSLVMAAGDVHQVPAGSALAVDRDGFSSFVTQKLETHPLIEIRREEIDGIPPREWDQAVIATGPLTAPALADAIAKETGAGALAFFDAIAPIIHFDTIDMDICWFQSRYDKVGPGGTGRDYINCPMDRAQYEAFVQALLDGQKTEFKEWEGTPYFDGCLPIEVMAERGPETLRHGPMKPMGLTNAHNPAVKAYAVVQLRQDNALGTLYNMVGFQTKLKHGEQVRIFRTISGLENAEFARLGGLHRNTYINSPALLDGTLQLKSRPGLRFAGQITGCEGYVESAAIGLIAGRFAAAERLGRPVNVPPPTTAFGALLGHITGGHILSDDEPGKRSFQPMNVNFGLFPHLEAPRIEGKRLRGKEKTTAKKRAITARALTDCRAWLGLPLAVEAAE